GCTCTGCCAAGCGTTCGACCGCAGGCTGCGCCCAGGCGAGAGGCTGATACTGCCGCCGTGTCGTGCCTGGATGCCATTCTGTCAGATAATACGTGTCTTTCCCGTACTTTACATAGGGTTCATCGTATTTGGTATAAAAAAAGGGAACGGCCCCCTCCCATCCTCTCCGCTCCAATTGGCGCAGCACCCCGCTGACCGCATGCAGGCGCTGGGGATCCGTCCGCGTCCTTTTGCAGGCAAAATCGCCGTATGGAGTGACCGCTCTGTACACATTGGGGGACTTTACCATCTCTATCTTCTGGGCAAACATGTCATATTCCTGAAACAGCGGAAAGATATCGTCAAAGCGCTTCATGCTTTTGACTCACTCCTCATTCCCTCGGCGCGCTCGGCGATATGCCCAATCAGCTGATCCACCGCTTGCTGCTGGTGGACAGCTTGCTCCAGCCTGGCCAAACGCTCCTCCTCCGGCTCTCCGTTTAACCTGAACACCGCTTGCAGTTCTCTCCAGACCTCCAGCGGGAAGCCCATAAAGGCTACCAACAGCGTATACTCGCTTTGGCTAAGGGGGCGGATTTCCTCGTAACCGTCCAGAAAGGCGTCGATTTGCGCCAAGTCTTCGTGGACGAGGTACAGCTCCCGCAGATACCCCGCTACATCCCGCTGGGCTACGGACAACTTCGGTTTGAAAAAGCCATGCAAAAACAGCTTGTCACGGACCATGACCCAATTGTCGCGGCTGATTCGGCCATGTGTGACAAACAGGTCGGCGTGATCGATACGGGCACTTTGCAGCAGAGAGGCGCAGCGCCGCATTCTCTCCAAAAGCGGCGGGAACAGCCAGGAAACCGCCTCATACCTTCGCGCCGATGGACGCCCCCTGAAGCGCAGCGTCCCCAGAAAATCTTCGGCCCGTTTCACTTCTGAAGCCGCTTTGCCCTGCGCCCGCTCCCAGTAATCGGCAGCGTGAAATTGCCGGCTTTCGCGCTGTGCAGCGTGCATCATCGCGACGATCTCGCCGCACTGCCGAGCCAATTCCACCGTAGGAGTCACCGCTTCGATGTGGCGCTGATGATCGGTTAAGGTGATTCCCCGCTGGCCCATCATCACGTACGGCTTGGCATCCCGGGTGCGAATAAATCGCTCCAGCTGGCGAAACCCTTGCCTTGCCATGCTCTCCCGCCAGAAAAACGACCATCGCATGACATCTGCTCGCGGCCAGATGTGAAGTTCCTTCGGGCCTCGGTTTGTCTCCAACAGATAGCAATCCTCCAGCGGGGTGATGTGGATGACCCTTGCCCGATACCGTTGACACAACTCGGACAGATTGATTTGCTCCACCGCCCCCGCCTCCTCTACTGTGGAATGTAAATAATCTGACCGGCTACGATCTGATCCGAACGCAAATTGTTTACCTCCAAAATGCGGGACGGGGGCAGGGAATAGCGTTGCGAGATCGTCTCCAATGTCTCATCGCGCTGGATGATGCACAGTTTCAGCCGGCTTTTCTTCTCCTCTTTGTTCTGGACAAAGGAACTGAGGTTCTGCATCGTCTCGATGGCAGCGTGATCGGCATCTACGGGCCCCCTTCGCGTGGCGGAAGAGGACTCTTCCACGGCTTTCTCCTCTTGCTTCGTCCGCGTGGCTTGCGAGAAAATCGAGGTCAAATTGAGCTTGCCCCCTTCCTCGCGATGGGCTTTGCTGGTGATCGCCACGCGCACCTCTTTTTCCTCGGCTGCCTCCGGTACCGGGGGAGCGGCCGACGCTTCCACGCTTTCCGGTTCACCGCTCTCCTCCGCGGACACTTCCTGAGACTCATCTACGGCGGTTTCCGCGGACTCTTCCGCATCATTTGCGGCTGTCGTCTCAACGGATGCTTCCGCAGCCGTCACGCTGCTTTCTTCAGCCGTTTCCGGAGCGGGTTGTTGCGCTTCGGCGGCGCTCTCCTGCGAAGCGGAGGCCGGAGCAATCTCCTGTTGTCTGGGTTCCTCACGGGGAGCTGCTGCTGCCTCTGCTTTTGGCGCAGCTGCCTCCACGGCCTCTTCATGGACCACCTGGCTTGCCTCCTGCAATGGGGACGGCGGCGCCTGCTTCACGCTGGGCACTTCTTTGTGCATGGGGACCTTCTGTTCGGCCGCCCGCCATGGGGACACCGTTTCCCGCTCGGCATCGGCCTCGCTCTGGACAGCCGGCCTCACGACAGGCTCGGCGTCAGGACGCATCCCTTCATACAAATTCGCGTTTTCTTCCGTCTCCTGCCAGGATACAGGCTCGATCGAATAGCTGGGCTCGGAATCGGACAATACGGGCTCTTCCTGCGAAATGAAATCGTCGGTCACGTCGCCAAAACTCTGCTGCCGATCCGCCGGCTGGTTGGACGCCGTCCTGCCGGCGATTGATTGAAACATGGCCGCAAACCCGCTGGAGTTCTCTTGCTTGGCCCGGTCCTGCTCTTCTTCTTCCTCTTCTTCCGGCTCATCCTGCCGTTTCATTTCACTCTCCAGCTCGGCCAGCTTTTTCTCGATGTCTTCCAG
This sequence is a window from Brevibacillus composti. Protein-coding genes within it:
- a CDS encoding protein kinase family protein, whose protein sequence is MEQINLSELCQRYRARVIHITPLEDCYLLETNRGPKELHIWPRADVMRWSFFWRESMARQGFRQLERFIRTRDAKPYVMMGQRGITLTDHQRHIEAVTPTVELARQCGEIVAMMHAAQRESRQFHAADYWERAQGKAASEVKRAEDFLGTLRFRGRPSARRYEAVSWLFPPLLERMRRCASLLQSARIDHADLFVTHGRISRDNWVMVRDKLFLHGFFKPKLSVAQRDVAGYLRELYLVHEDLAQIDAFLDGYEEIRPLSQSEYTLLVAFMGFPLEVWRELQAVFRLNGEPEEERLARLEQAVHQQQAVDQLIGHIAERAEGMRSESKA
- a CDS encoding LysM peptidoglycan-binding domain-containing protein, with amino-acid sequence MSIQDGLLSFAIKETIFLSSDKAGIEEWKELELVPDVEVLETDTAISITGCLQLFGKYKPTKEAFESAEGSADTLVEAVTFSPFRPGGSEGQLYGREEQLQHRIPLNITIPLNRIAEIEDIYAVVDSFDYQLQSAHQLLIEADLVIAGIKIGEPQQSVAQPASYEDGAEENEPDQEQWEYAYAAHEQEESGIQPISLEDIEKKLAELESEMKRQDEPEEEEEEEQDRAKQENSSGFAAMFQSIAGRTASNQPADRQQSFGDVTDDFISQEEPVLSDSEPSYSIEPVSWQETEENANLYEGMRPDAEPVVRPAVQSEADAERETVSPWRAAEQKVPMHKEVPSVKQAPPSPLQEASQVVHEEAVEAAAPKAEAAAAPREEPRQQEIAPASASQESAAEAQQPAPETAEESSVTAAEASVETTAANDAEESAETAVDESQEVSAEESGEPESVEASAAPPVPEAAEEKEVRVAITSKAHREEGGKLNLTSIFSQATRTKQEEKAVEESSSATRRGPVDADHAAIETMQNLSSFVQNKEEKKSRLKLCIIQRDETLETISQRYSLPPSRILEVNNLRSDQIVAGQIIYIPQ